From Sparus aurata chromosome 9, fSpaAur1.1, whole genome shotgun sequence, a single genomic window includes:
- the obsl1b gene encoding obscurin-like protein 1 isoform X3, with protein MDVFGGAPRFLAYPRPVVVQSGTDAVLKCQIGGDPRPAVIWERNNEKIDPQGRYRVFEDGNVYNLIISAVTTEDSGQYICKAKNSIGETYAAATLKVEGEAQEMELREENKPRFLIKPLSTRVGRGEDAVFSCKLWGNPRPEVVWEKDGRKLNEIFESTHFSVGYQDGGWFQLKIFKTRAPDGGVYTCKARNEFGEALAGAVLLVDAGPGHEDEGNRNGYTNGHWKGPGKQRIGRQVPNRLRDDTMTKSTKVKMFAVTEGKHAKFRCFVTGKPKPEIIWRKDGRLILSGRRYLLYEDREGYFTLKVLYCKQKDNGVYVCAASNTAGQTLSAVHLSVKEPPVRFKQPLIDLEVWERDLAVLECEVPEDSVPITWYLEDRRLQPGAKYGMEEWGTKRRLTIRDIGVDDDGIYLCEMPDGGRSIAEVAVKGTILRKLPRKVDVLEGENAAFCVEVEKEEMDIHWYKDGVELRETHQTILKSFGRTHILVFVNTMPQDSGLVTFLVGRSKTSSQLRVKAARHCPPSCPVSVQINTERANAALLSWVPAQDSRKNPPSGYVLERQEVGTGSQEWLQCLTTDSATSVEILGDSVPCEADYRFRICSVNKYGKSNNVEFPKAVHLVPVARIQAPLQDALVPEGQDALFSIELSASVIGTWFLNGTQLQEDERFSMRRTRTHQSLRIRGVRDTDNGAEITFIAYGIRDSAALYIQAPLVKFSSLSEMDRNKFVEVGNPIVLYCELSDPAAPVHWYKNGVELQTIEGLHIQSEGTMRRIVIQSAEFSHSGVYCCDAIDDVIRFNVEVEAPPVRFSAIPDAERNKTIQTGYPIVLRCELSDPSAQVHWYKDGSKLHPQTGIDIQTDGLERKLIVHSAEFFHSGLYCCKTKGDTITFSVDIKAPPVKFSPIPEAMRTKSIEAGCPILLQCVVSDPEAQVCWYKDEMQLISKSGLEIHSKGNTRTLVFQSAELSDSGVYRCTTQDDIVEFQVDIKAPPVTFADIPEEDLFKSVVEQEQLVLSCELSRADGVVQWYKDGTELQPSDNVTMLAEGPKRNLTIHSAQLSDTGTYTCRAGDNVLMFKVNIREPPVMIVFPKEDVHLERHVPEEIILSCELSRPNGVVSWYKDGQKLQESENIKLKIEGPYRRLKILSSGVEDSGEYVCDTADDSIFFHLNITEPPVRIVSPSQSQMELCQQTSERMVLSCEISRPNAVVRWYRDGLEVEENDNLILEVDGVYRRLIIPETTVKDSAEYVCDTADDSMTFFVNIAEPPVRFVRPRKMASRVEKVAGETLVLDCEVSRSNAEVTWKKNGEEVEDSRNITILEDGVVRQLTVHSLTLEDAGQYVCDAKDDVMDFNVKVQDLPVKILGKTDAKTEKQFLVSDDIILVCELSRSNASVSWYKDNQLIDDTERYCSEEQGVFRSLVVLNAELEDSGEYTCDAVDDKMVFYITVKEPPVQIIGNSGHPEHHILVAGDDLILECEVSRPNATVQWLCNGKTLKPDTRIQIDSHDVVRKLVLSGLQPSDSGKYICDAIDDKLITIVEVQEPPVTFVDKEAYDDTISAYENESVTLYATVNRERANVRWLKDGQLLNEDNIHISSEGNTHKLTINPLQLSDSGEYVCDASTDEMYFSLLVKEMKVKFIRPLENIASLKGSSLILRCEISKPKGDVQWLKDGQEISPSRRHTIRAQGRERSFTIHQLVEEDAGEYACESTDDRTSATVTIEIPRVVEFIAELRNITVCEGEDAVFKCVVSPEDTQLVWRLNGKQVALNERTVISSNGLCHMLCIHNCMVSDSGKVTADAEGSVSEAELKVQEQQVLFTKKMTPVVAEEYNEATLEVEVSLDSEELQWMRQGVLIHPGPKYTLKHKGLKHSLTIHKLSMSDRGTYSCETLHDRTQAQLTVEPRKITIKRGLTDIKTTERETASFEVELSHPQVTGTWMRNGIQLKPTSHFRMSAKGQVHSLTISNLSVEDTATFTFSVEHLKTSARLVVKEPPVTIFRKLEDQRFPDGAVISIECELSRHNVDVKWMKNGVEVKPGKDLRIYAMGRKRFLQIVKCNVSDSGIYTCDAGDATTSCTVEVYERELLIQQGLEDLDIQEDQNAVFVCEISVEDVPGEWYKNGERIQPTSTIKIRQEGTKHFLLMCNVRAEDSGEIKFVARHVESVAYLEVEELPVNIVKPLQDKTAIEKSRVILDCTVSNPRCSIRWYKGVSVVLPSERFEICSEGGYRKLIIQQVALEDEGTYSVQVGEYSCSAKLTVEAQSLLMVRELKDVEVMAPDNACFECEVSAPVAKAPVWSLNGEPLQSSSQVRLEKMGTVHRLTLLQTSPDMSGEVEFTSGKATSTAQLRVLSDP; from the exons ATGGATGTTTTTGGTGGTGCACCACGTTTCTTGGCCTATCCAAGACCTGTGGTGGTACAAAGTGGAACTGATGCGGTCCTAAAGTGTCAAATTGGTGGTGATCCAAGGCCTGCAGTTATCTGGGAGCGTAACAATGAAAAGATTGACCCACAAGGACGATACAGGGTCTTTGAGGATGGAAATGTTTACAATCTCATCATTTCAGCTGTGACCACAGAGGATAGTGGGCAGTACATATGCAAAGCAAAGAACAGCATTGGGGAAACATACGCAGCGGCCACACTGAAGGTGGAAGGTGAGGCCCAAGAGATGGAGTTACGAGAGGAAAATAAGCCTCGATTCCTCATCAAGCCACTGTCCACTCGCGTGGGTCGTGGGGAAGATGCTGTCTTCTCTTGTAAGCTCTGGGGAAACCCTCGCCCAGAGGTTGTCTGGGAAAAGGATGGCAGGAAACTCAATGAAATATTTGAAAGCACACATTTCAGTGTGGGCTACCAGGATGGTGGATGGTTCCAGCTCAAGATCTTTAAGACTCGTGCACCTGATGGTGGTGTATACACATGCAAAGCCAGGAATGAGTTTGGGGAAGCGCTGGCAGGAGCTGTGTTGCTCGTCGATGCTGGCCCAGGACATGAGGATGAAGGAAATCGTAATGGCTACACAAATGGCCACTGGAAAGGCCCGGGAAAACAGAGGATTGGCAGGCAAGTGCCAAACCGGCTCAGAGACGACACCATGACCAAGTCCActaaagtaaaaatgtttgcTGTGACAGAGGGTAAACATGCCAAATTCCGCTGCTTTGTGACTGGGAAACCCAAACCAGAAATTATTTGGAGGAAAGATGGCAGGCTGATACTGTCTGGAAGGCGTTATTTGTTATATGAGGACAGAGAAGGATACTTCACACTTAAAGTTCTGTACTGTAAGCAGAAGGATAACGGAGTTTATGTTTGTGCTGCGTCAAATACTGCAGGGCAAACCCTCAGTGCTGTACACCTCTCTGTAAAGG AGCCGCCTGTGCGGTTCAAGCAGCCTCTCATTGATCTCGAAGTATGGGAACGAGATTTGGCTGTTCTTGAGTGTGAAGTTCCAGAGGACTCTGTTCCCATCACATGGTATCTGGAGGATAGACGACTGCAGCCAGGGGCCAAATATGGAATGGAGGAGTGGGGAACAAAACGGCGACTAACTATCCGTGACATCGGAGTCGACGATGATGGGATTTACCTCTGTGAGATGCCCGATGGGGGGAGAAGCATTGCAGAAGTAGCTGTGAAAG GGACAATATTGCGGAAGCTTCCACGGAAGGTGGATGTATTGGAAGGCGAAAATGCTGCCTTTTGTGTTGAagtggaaaaagaagaaatggacATACATTGGTACAAAGATGGCGTGGAGCTGCGTGAAACACATCAGACCATCCTTAAGTCCTTTGGTCGCACTCACATCCTGGTTTTCGTCAATACAATGCCCCAAGACTCTGGCCTTGTCACTTTCCTTGTCGGCAGATCCAAGACTTCCTCTCAGCTAAGAGTGAAAG CGGCCAGACATTGTCCTCCCAGTTGTCCAGTGAGTGTACAGATTAACACAGAGCGAGCAAATGCAGCTCTTCTCTCATGGGTTCCGGCTCAGGACTCAAGAAAGAATCCTCCATCTGGATACGTGCTTGAACGACAGGAAGTGGGCACCGGTTCACAGGAGTGGCTACAGTGCCTGACCACTGACTCTGCAACCTCTGTGGAGATCCTTGGTGACAGCGTACCATGTGAAGCTGACTATCGATTTCGCATTTGCAGTGTAAACAAATATGGAAAGAGCAACAATGTTGAGTTCCCTAAGGCTGTTCACTTGG TTCCAGTTGCCAGAATACAAGCTCCCTTACAGGATGCCTTGGTGCCAGAGGGACAAGATGCCCTCTTCTCTATTGAGCTCTCTGCTTCAGTTATTGGTACATGGTTCCTTAATGGAACTCAGCTTCAGGAGGATGAACGTTTTTCCATGCGTCGGACACGAACACACCAATCTCTTCGTATACGAGGAGTACGTGATACAGACAATGGAGCTGAGATCACATTTATTGCCTACGGCATCAGAGATTCTGCAGCATTGTACATTCAAg CTCCTCTTGTCAAGTTTTCATCACTGTCAGAAATGGACCGAAATAAATTTGTAGAGGTTGGGAACCCCATTGTACTCTACTGTGAGCTGTCAGACCCTGCAGCTCCTGTGCACTGGTACAAGAATGGGGTGGAATTACAAACAATAGAGGGTCTTCATATCCAATCAGAGGGCACCATGAGAAGAATTGTCATCCAGTCAGCAGAGTTCTCACATTCGGGAGTATATTGCTGTGATGCCATTGATGACGTCATCAGGTTCAATGTGGAAGTAGAGG CCCCACCTGTGAGGTTTTCAGCAATTCCAGATGCTGAGAGGAACAAAACCATCCAAACAGGCTACCCTATTGTTTTACGATGTGAGCTCTCAGATCCTTCTGCCCAGGTGCACTGGTACAAGGATGGGTCAAAGCTCCATCCACAAACTGGCATAGATATTCAAACTGACGGCTTGGAGAGAAAGCTGATTGTCCATTCAGCAGAATTTTTCCACTCGGGGTTATACTGCTGCAAGACAAAGGGTGACACCATCACATTCAGTGTGGACATCAAag CTCCACCTGTGAAGTTCTCACCAATTCCTGAAGCAATGAGGACCAAGTCGATTGAAGCAGGATGCCCTATTTTACTCCAGTGTGTGGTGTCGGATCCAGAGGCCCAAGTTTGCTGGTACAAGGATGAAATGCAGCTCATTTCAAAGTCTGGGTTAGAAATCCACTCAAAGGGCAACACAAGGACATTAGTTTTTCAGTCTGCAGAGCTGTCCGACTCGGGTGTGTACAGATGCACCACACAGGATGATATCGTGGAGTTTCAAGTGGACATCAAAG CGCCACCGGTAACATTTGCTGATATCCCAGAGGAGGACCTTTTCAAGAGTGTTGTGGAACAAGAACAGCTTGTTCTGTCGTGTGAACTATCAAGGGCTGATGGTGTTGTCCAGTGGTACAAAGATGGAACTGAATTGCAACCAAGTGATAATGTTACAATGCTAGCAGAAGGCCCCAAGAGGAATCTGACTATACATTCAGCCCAACTATCTGACACGGGCACATACACATGCCGTGCAGGAGACAACGTTTTAATGTTCAAGGTTAACATACGAG AACCACCAGTGATGATAGTCTTCCCCAAAGAGGATGTCCATCTTGAACGTCACGTCCCTGAGGAAATTATTCTGAGCTGTGAATTGTCTCGTCCCAACGGTGTTGTTAGCTGGTACAAAGACGGTCAAAAGCTGCAAGAGAGTGAGAACATCAAGCTCAAGATTGAAGGCCCTTACCGACGACTAAAGATTCTTTCTAGTGGAGTTGAAGATTCTGGAGAATACGTCTGTGATACAGCGGACGATTCAATATTCTTTCACCTTAATATTACAG AACCTCCGGTGCGGATTGTGTCCCCAAGTCAGTCCCAAATGGAACTGTGCCAGCAGACCTCTGAGAGGATGGTACTGAGCTGTGAGATCTCCCGGCCTAATGCAGTTGTGCGTTGGTATCGAGACGGACTGGAAGTGGAGGAGAATGACAACCTAATTCTAGAGGTGGATGGTGTGTACAGAAGACTTATCATACCTGAAACTACAGTCAAAGATTCCGCTGAATACGTCTGCGATACAGCAGATGACTCCATGACATTCTTTGTAAACATAGCAG AGCCTCCCGTTCGCTTTGTACGTCCGAGGAAGATGGCAAGCAGAGTAGAGAAGGTGGCTGGCGAGACTCTTGTTCTAGACTGTGAGGTTTCAAGATCAAATGCAGAGGTCACCTGGAAGAAAAACGGGGAAGAAGTAGAGGACTCCAGAAACATTACTATCCTGGAGGATGGGGTCGTGCGTCAATTAACCGTTCACTCACTAACACTGGAAGATGCTGGGCAATATGTCTGTGATGCAAAGGATGATGTGATGGATTTCAACGTAAAAGTGCAAG atttacCTGTAAAAATTCTTGGAAAAACTgatgcaaaaacagaaaagcagttCCTAGTGTCTGATGACATCATTCTGGTGTGTGAACTATCGAGATCCAATGCCTCAGTCAGTTGGTACAAAGACAATCAGTTAATTGATGACACTGAGCGGTACTGTAGTGAGGAGCAAGGTGTTTTTCGATCGCTGGTTGTCCTAAATGCTGAGCTCGAGGATTCAGGAGAGTACACCTGTGATGCAGTGGATGATAAAATGGTCTTCTATATCACTGTCAAAG AGCCTCCGGTACAGATCATTGGCAACTCAGGCCACCCAGAGCATCATATCCTGGTAGCAGGAGATGACCTTATTTTGGAATGCGAGGTTTCTCGGCCCAACGCCACTGTGCAGTGGTTATGCAACGGCAAGACACTGAAACCAGACACTCGCATACAAATTGACAGCCATGACGTTGTGAGGAAGCTTGTTCTCTCTGGACTTCAGCCTTCGGACTctggaaaatacatttgtgatgCCATCGATGACAAATTAATAACAATTGTTGAGGTCCAAG AACCACCAGTAACTTTTGTGGATAAAGAAGCATATGATGATACCATCTCAGCCTATGAAAATGAGAGTGTCACACTGTATGCCACTGTGAACCGAGAAAGAGCTAATGTTCGGTGGCTGAAAGATGGCCAACTATTGAACGAGGACAACATTCACATCTCCAGTGAGGGTAATACCCACAAGCTCACCATTAATCCTCTGCAGCTGTCAGATTCTGGAGAATATGTCTGTGACGCAAGCACAGATGAGATGTATTTCAGTCTTTTAGTCAAAG AAATGAAGGTGAAATTTATCAGACCACTGGAGAACATTGCGTCTCTGAAGGGCAGCAGCCTTATTTTACGATGTGAGATCAGCAAGCCCAAAGGAGATGTCCAGTGGCTGAAAGATGGCCAAGAGATCTCTCCAAGCCGACGGCACACAATACGAGCACAAGGTCGAGAGCGAAGCTTTACCATCCACCAGCTAGTGGAAGAAGATGCAGGAGAGTATGCCTGTGAATCAACAGACGACAGGACCTCGGCTACTGTCACTATAGAAA TTCCCCGTGTTGTCGAGTTTATAGCGGAGCTTCGTAACATCACGGTCTGTGAGGGAGAAGATGCAGTATTTAAATGTGTGGTTTCACCGGAGGACACTCAGTTGGTGTGGCGCTTAAATGGCAAGCAAGTAGCTCTAAATGAGCGCACTGTCATTTCAAGCAATGGACTATGCCACATGCTCTGCATCCACAACTGCATGGTTTCAGATAGCGGCAAAGTGACAGCTGATGCAGAGGGGTCGGTATCAGAGGCAGAACTCAAGGTTCAAG AGCAACAGGTGCTGTTTACCAAGAAAATGACACCAGTTGTAGCTGAAGAGTACAATGAGGCAACTCTAGAGGTGGAGGTGAGTCTGGACTCGGAAGAGTTGCAGTGGATGCGGCAAGGGGTGCTGATCCACCCTGGACCCAAGTATACCCTGAAACACAAGGGCCTAAAACACAGCCTCACCATCCACAAACTGTCCATGTCTGACCGAGGCACCTACAGCTGTGAAACCCTCCATGACCGCACGCAAGCCCAGCTCACTGTGGAAC CGCGAAAAATCACAATCAAGAGAGGGCTGACGGACATTAaaaccacagagagagaaacggCATCTTTTGAGGTTGAGCTCTCCCATCCCCAAGTCACCGGAACCTGGATGAGAAACGGAATCCAGCTTAAGCCGACAAGTCACTTCCGTATGAGTGCCAAAGGACAAGTCCACAGTCTGACTATCTCTAACCTATCAGTAGAGGACACGGCCACCTTTACGTTCTCTGTGGAGCATTTGAAGACGTCTGCAAGGCTTGTTGTAAAAG AGCCACCAGTCACAATTTTCAGAAAACTGGAAGACCAGAGATTCCCTGACGGGGCAGTAATCTCTATTGAGTGTGAGCTGTCAAGACATAATGTTGATGTTAAATGGATGAAG aatgggGTTGAGGTGAAACCAGGAAAAGACTTGCGCATTTATGCAATGGGAAGGAAACGATTTCTTCAGATCGTGAAGTGTAATGTCAGTGATTCTGGGATTTACACCTGCGACGCTGGAGATGCTACAACATCTTGCACCGTGGAGGTCTATG AGCGCGAGCTGCTGATACAGCAGGGCCTCGAGGACCTGGACATCCAGGAAGATCAGAACGCGGTGTTTGTCTGTGAGATCTCGGTGGAGGATGTGCCAGGAGAGTGGTACAAAAACGGGGAGAGGATACAACCCACCAGCACCATCAAGATCCGCCAAGAAG GGACCAAACACTTTCTTCTTATGTGCAACGTGCGAGCAGAGGACTccggagagatcaagtttgtcGCCAGACATGTTGAATCTGTGGCTTACCTGGAGGTGGAAG AGCTTCCTGTCAACATCGTTAAACCCCTGCAGGATAAGACCGCCATCGAGAAGAGCCGTGTGATCCTCGACTGCACCGTGTCCAACCCCAGATGTAGCATCCGCTGGTACAAAGGCGTCAGCGTCGTCCTGCCCTCCGAGCGCTTTGAGATCTGCAGTGAAGGCGGCTATCGCAAACTGATCatccagcaggtggcgctagaAGACGAGGGCACGTACAGTGTGCAGGTTGGAGAGTATTCGTGCTCTGCAAAACTGACAGTGGAGG